The Acinetobacter sp. SAAs474 DNA window AAGAATTAGAGTTAAAATTAAAATATTTGTTGGCTCCAAGCATGAAAGGGCTTCAGCAGGCTGTGACACTGTTAGATCGCGCGATTGATCAAGGGCAACAGATCTTGATTATCGGGGATTATGATGCAGATGGTGCGACCAGTACTGCTTTAATGGTTCTTGTATTGCGTCAGATGGGGGCGAATGTTAATTATATCGTACCAAATCGTTTTAAGTATGGTTATGGTCTAACGCCAGCGATTGTGGATTTAGCTGTTCAACGTTTTCGTCCTGATCTATTGGTGACGGTGGATAACGGTATTTCAAGCCATGCCGGTGTTGAACAAGCACATGCTTATGGTATACAGGTCATTATTACCGATCATCATTTAACCACAAAGGCGATTCCAGACGCAGAGGCAGTGGTTAATCCAAATCAATTAGATTGTGAGTTTCCAAGCAAAGCCTTGGCAGGTGTTGGGGTGGCATTTTATGTCTTGGCGAGTTTATCGACTTATCGTAAGTCACAACAGAAAAGCTATGCCACAGTTACCACATATTTAGATTTAGTGGCTTTAGGGACTTATGCAGATGTTGCCAGTTTAGATTATAACAATCGAATTTTAGTCGACGCTGGAGTAAAACGTATTCAACAAAATTTATGTCGCCCCGGGATTTGTGCTTTATTAGATATTGCTGGACGTGAGACGACACAATTTACTGCTCAAGATTTAGGATTTTTACTTGGCCCTCGTCTCAATGCTGCTGGGCGTATGGATACCATGGATATTGGTATTGAGTGTTTATTGGCTGATGATTTTCATACCGCATATCCATTGGCGCAAAAACTCAATCAGTTAAACCTTGAACGTCGTCAAGTCGAAAGTCAAATGAAACAAGAGGCATTGATCACATTAGATCAATTGCAGATTGATCAGCAGCAATTACCGGCAGCATTAATTGTTTTTGAACAGCATTGGCATCAGGGTGTGATTGGCATTGTAGCAGGTCGTTTAAAAGAGCAGTTTTATCGTCCAGCAATTGTTTTTGCACCAGATGAAGACGGTCTTCATTTAAAGGGTTCAGCGCGCTCTATTGAAGGCATTCATATTCGAGATGCTATCGAACAGATTGCTGAACGTTATCCTGATATGATTCGCTATTTTGGTGGACATGCGGCAGCTGCAGGATTAACGATTAAAAAAGATCAGTTTGAAGCATTTAAAAATGTTTTTCAGCAATTGATACAGACATATCCAGCCGATGTATTTAATCCGATTCTTTTCACTGATGGTGAGCTTCCTAGCGACGCTTTTCAGTTGGCGACAGTCGATTTAATTCAACAGTTTGGTCCATGGGGACAGCATTTTCCTTGTCCTGTTTTTCATGGGGTATTTAATGTGCTGGATATGAAGTGGTTAAAAGATCAGCATCTTAAATTAAAACTTGCTTTAGCGAATGGTCAAGTCATAGATGCCATTGCATTTAATGCAATTGAAGAATATCCCTTGAATACGGCGATTAATACGGTGTATTTGGTGTATGAATTAGAAAAAAATGTCTTTAAAGGACAGGCCAGCATACAGTTAAAGATTCAACATTTAAATCTCTTAAATCGCCCACATTGAGATAGATGGATTTATCATAATGATTGGATGAAAAAATTAAGGAGTTTATGACTAAACTCCTTAAATATCGATATGATATTGATGGTTTTAGAAGCGGTATTTTGCAGCTAGACCATATGAGGTATAATCATTATGATTAAGTTTACCAAAACCGACACGACCTTCTAAACTGATTTGTTGTGTAAAGAATTTATTGGCTTTGATGCCATATTCTCTATTGTCTAGAGAATTATTTTTGTAGAAATCTGCACCTAAGCTAAAGGTTTTATCCAGATAGTAATCGGCAGCAACGTTATATTCACGGGTTTTACCAAAGGTTGCGCCTGCTTCAAAATTAACATCTTGTCCATTACTGATTTGAGTGACATATTTAGCACGTAGGCTTGGAGAAGTACGATGAATGTTATCGTTTCTAAAGCCCTTTGCACCAACTGCAACCAACATACCTGGAATTGGTAGATAACCAACTTCAGCTGCATAAGTGGTTGTATTTAAATTCGGCATATTGTTATATTTAATATCTTTACGGCCAATTTCAGCACTTGCATAAAAATCAGAATTAGGCACAAAATATTCAGCGCCAATTGAATAATCATGCAGTTTTGCGGAATCAACTTTACTATAGCTATATTGAGCTTTAACGTTGCTGGCACGATCTAAGTACGCAGCTTCTGCAAGTGGTGAATTACGGACTTGTACGGGTTTAAAATATGCTGTGCCATTTACCCCATATAAACCACTGGTACTGCCATGATCAGGATCCGTTAGGCCAGCAGAGAGACCGACTTCTGCTTGGTAAGCATGTGCTGTTCCTACGACTGAAAGAGCCGAAAATAATGCCGAAGCAATTGCAAGTTTTTTCATAGTTTGGCACCTTCTTATAAAATCGTTTTACATTTTTTGTTACATCTTCAGTGTAAACCAAAGTGATATGATGAGAAAATACTGAAAAGTATATTAAGTTAAATTAAAGCGATAAAAAATAATCTATCTTATTGAATATCATTGTATATATATAAATGTAGGTTTTTGTTAACTCTCGATCGTACTGAATTTAAAGCATGATTTTTTGTAGATTCACTGGCTAAGCAGAGGCTTACCATGAAGCAGTCAGTGGCTAACGATCATGATGATAGCTGATCACGCTCTGTTTGATGAATCGCTCTATGTTATACTTTAACGTTATAAAGTTTTAACTTGATTGAGAGCTTGTTACGTGGAAATTAATCCTTATCTAATCCAACTCAAAGATTTAAACGACCGTGGTCAAACATTACGGGGGTATCTTTGACTACGATCTAAAAAAAGAGCGTTTAGAAGAAGTTCTTCGCGAATTAGAAGATCCTACTATTTGGAATGATCAAAATCGTGCTCAAGCCATGGCCAAGGAAAAAGGCGAATTGGAGAATGTGCTTAACGTTTTAGATCGTTTAAGTACCCAACTTGAAGATGTACAGGCTTTACTTGATTTGGCAGTTGAAGCAGATGACGAAAGCTTATTGCTCGATGTACAACAAGAATTAGACGATGCAGAACAACAATTGGCGGCATTAGAATTCCGTCGTATGTTTAACAATCCTATGGATCCAAATCCTTGTTATGTAGAAATTCAAGCGGGTTCTGGGGGGACGGAAGCTCAGGACTGGGCATCCATGTTATTGCGTATGTATATGCGTTGGATTGAGCGTCATGGTTTTAAAGCAGAATTAATGGAAGAATCTGATGGCGATGTTGCAGGAATTAAATCTGCGACCATCCGTGTTGAAGGTGAATATGCCTATGGTTGGTTACGTACCGAATCTGGTGTACATCGTTTAGTCCGTAAATCACCATTCGATTCAGGTAATCGTCGTCATACCTCATTTTCTGCAGTATTTGTTTCGCCTGAAGTAGATGACAATATCGAGATTGAGATTAATCCGGCAGATGTGCGTACGGATACTTACCGTGCCTCTGGTGCTGGTGGTCAGCATATTAACAAAACGGATTCTGCAGTACGGTTAACCCATGCGCCGACTGGTATTGTGGTTGCATGTCAAAACCAACGCTCGCAACATGCTAACCGTGATCATGCATGGAAACAATTACGTGCCAAGCTCTATGAATTAGAAATGAGTAAACGTAACGAGGCAGCTCAGGCACTGGAAGATACTAAATCTGATATTGGTTGGGGAAGTCAAATTCGTTCATATGTTTTAGATGATTCACGGATTAAAGATTTACGTACTGGTGTGGAAAATTCAAATACCGGTGCGGTATTGGATGGTGATTTAGATAAATTTATTGAAGCCAGTTTAAAACAAGGTCTCTAAATTTGATTGAATACAGTTTGAATGATGGCTATTTCAGTTAAATAGTGCTGGGGTAGCCGATCGGATTTTCAAGCGGTAATAACATCATAGACCCTCAGTTTTAAAATGATTTAATCAATCACATTAGCCTGATTAAGTGAAATTGTAGATATATCGTAAAAAATAGATATTAATATCGAAAAAATACGATATATTAATGACAAGGATGCTGAATCAGGTGATTAATGCTTGGATGTAGCTGAAAATGGATATCGATTTAATTTTTAAAGCGTTGGCAAATCCTACACGTCGTCAAATATTACAATGGTTAAAAACACCTGAGTTATTTTTGTCGATAGAAGAATGCGGTGACTTTAAGCGTGGTGTTTGTGCAGGCCAAATTGAAAAATTGGGTAAAGTTTCACAATCAACCATGTCAAATCATTTATCTGTTTTGCAACAGGCTGGGCTTATTCAAGCACAAAAGTATGGTCAATGGTCATATTTTTCTCGTAATGAAGACCTTATTCAGCGCTATATAAATGATTTAAAAGACGTATTGTAGTCTTAAGTTTAGAGGTCGTGATGGCTGAGTTTACTTCTCCTTTGGTTTTAGGTGATCTGCATTTAAAAAATCGTGTGGTGATGGCACCACTTACGCGTAGTCGGGCAACAGATGATCGTGTACCTACTGCAATGATGGCAGAATATTATGCACAGCGTGCAAGTGCTGGATTAATTATTTCAGAAGCTACGGTCATTTCTGAGGAAGCAAATGGCTATTTAAATACACCTGGATTATTTAATCAGGCACAAGTTGAAGGATGGAAAGCGGTTACTTCCGCAGTACATGCACAACAAGGACTGATTGTTGCACAACTATGGCATGTCGGGCGTGTATCGCATCCTGACTTGCTCAATGGTGAAACTCCAGTTTCTGCCAGTGCAGTAAAACAAGCTGGTTATGTCAGCCTATTACGTCCAAAACGTGAATATGTGATCCCTCGACCTTTAGAGATAAGTGAAATTCATGCCATTACAGCACAATATAAACAGGCCGCTATTTATGCCAAAGAAGCCGGTTTTGATGGTGTTGAATTACATGCCGCCAATGGTTATTTAATTGATCAATTTTTACAAAGTAAAACCAATCATCGCCAAGATCAATATGGTGGATCCGTTGAAAATCGGGCACGATTCTTATTGGAAGTGGTTGATGCATTAATTGAAGTCTGGGGTGCTGGTCGTGTGGGCGTACATCTTGCACCACGTGGTGATGAACATGATATGGGTGATGATGATCCACGTGAAACGTTTGGCTATGTGTTAGAGCAATTGGGTCAACGAAAAATTGCCTTTTTCTTTACCCGTGAATACTTGGCTGACGATAGTATTTCTGAGTATCTAAAACAACGTAGTCATGGTGTGCCTTATATTGCCAATATGCGTTTAACACGTGATGATGCGCTACGGTTATTGGCTTCAGGACAAGCAGATGCCGTTTCATTTGGTAAAGCTTATATTGCCAATCCAGATTTATTTGAACGTTTAGTGCAAGATGCGCCATTAAATGAGCTTAAGCTTGAAACGATGATTGGTACTGCAGTTGCACAAGGTTATATTGATTATCCGACACTTACGATGGCAGAAACCGCGTTAAAATCAGAATAGAAAAGTAGTCAATCGGATTTTAATTGATCCTAAAATCACCTTAAAATGAATGTGATTGTTGCTAAATTTTAATGAGAGATGCCAGATCCATTAACATGTGGATCTGGCTCTGTTATATTTTGTTATTGATTTAATCTTTGAGGCAGCTCGTTTGGCTACACCATTTTGGTATAACACAGTATTATTTTTAATTAAACCTGTATATAAATGGCGTATTAAAAAACGTGCTGAAAATATGCAACAGCTTCAGGCTGAACTCATAGAACGGTTTGGTCCTTTTCAGCCAGCTAAAAACCGGCAGGCGATATGGTTTCATGCTGTTTCTGTGGGGGAAACCAACGCTGCTCAGCCATTAATTGAGCATTATCTGCAACAAGGGCATGCTGTTTTAGTGACCAATACCACTAAAACAGGCCAAGCACGCGTGAAATCATTGTTCTTGCAAACACCTTATCAGTATTTATTTCAGGCCGTATATTTACCTGCTGATCAGATTAGTTTGGTCCGACAATTTTTTCAGCATTATCAACCTAAACTTTTGGCGCTGGTTGAAACGGAGCTTTGGCCTAATTTAATTGATCAGGCACAACAGTTTAATGTCCCGTGTATATTAATTAATGCACGATTATCAGAAAAATCTGCACGAGGATATGCAAAAGTACCGCAGTTAACGCAGACTATGCTCCAGCAGCTCAGTGCTTTGTTGGCACAAGATCAGGCTACTTTGACACGTTTTTTACAGTTGGGTATGCCAAAAAATAAGGCACACGTGATCGGGAGTATTAAATTTGATATTACAGTCCCCCCAGCTTTTCTCCAGCAAGCGCAACAATTACGTCAGCAATGGCAGTTAGCACAACGCCATATTATGATTCTTGCCAGTACACATGCGCCTGAAGAACAGCAATTACTGACTGCTTTAAAGCCTTATTTTGCACGTCATCCGCAATTATTATGTATTGTTGTTCCACGACATCCAGAACGTTTTGATGCTGTTTTTCAACTGTGCCAGCAATTGTCACTGCGCACTCAGCGTCGTAGTTTAAATCAGCATATTCAATCTGATACGCAGGTTTATTTGGCTGATAGTATGGGTGAAATGTGGTTATGGTACGCATTAAGTCAGGCTTGCTTTGTCGGTGGATCATTGAATGAACCTGGCGGTGGACATAATATTTTGGAACCGATTGCCTTAGATGTACCAACCGTCGTGGGTAAAAACTACTTAAACTTTCAAACGATTGTGGATGAGTTTGTTGCTGCTGATGCATTAAAAGTTGCCATGTCCGCCGAGCAAGCAATCGAATATTTAATACAATTTCTGTTTGATCCTGTATTAGCGCAGCAGATTACCACACATGCACAGCAGATTATGCAACGTAATCAGGGTGCTTTACAAAAGTATATTGATGCTATGGATCAATATTTACAGCAAAAACATTGATATATTATGAACATTGTTTTATTAGATCAGTACCAATTAAAAACGGATGTTTGGAAAATTACCGCCCAGCGTCAATTAATCCATTTACGG harbors:
- a CDS encoding helix-turn-helix transcriptional regulator codes for the protein MDIDLIFKALANPTRRQILQWLKTPELFLSIEECGDFKRGVCAGQIEKLGKVSQSTMSNHLSVLQQAGLIQAQKYGQWSYFSRNEDLIQRYINDLKDVL
- a CDS encoding 3-deoxy-D-manno-octulosonic acid transferase translates to MATPFWYNTVLFLIKPVYKWRIKKRAENMQQLQAELIERFGPFQPAKNRQAIWFHAVSVGETNAAQPLIEHYLQQGHAVLVTNTTKTGQARVKSLFLQTPYQYLFQAVYLPADQISLVRQFFQHYQPKLLALVETELWPNLIDQAQQFNVPCILINARLSEKSARGYAKVPQLTQTMLQQLSALLAQDQATLTRFLQLGMPKNKAHVIGSIKFDITVPPAFLQQAQQLRQQWQLAQRHIMILASTHAPEEQQLLTALKPYFARHPQLLCIVVPRHPERFDAVFQLCQQLSLRTQRRSLNQHIQSDTQVYLADSMGEMWLWYALSQACFVGGSLNEPGGGHNILEPIALDVPTVVGKNYLNFQTIVDEFVAADALKVAMSAEQAIEYLIQFLFDPVLAQQITTHAQQIMQRNQGALQKYIDAMDQYLQQKH
- a CDS encoding alkene reductase → MAEFTSPLVLGDLHLKNRVVMAPLTRSRATDDRVPTAMMAEYYAQRASAGLIISEATVISEEANGYLNTPGLFNQAQVEGWKAVTSAVHAQQGLIVAQLWHVGRVSHPDLLNGETPVSASAVKQAGYVSLLRPKREYVIPRPLEISEIHAITAQYKQAAIYAKEAGFDGVELHAANGYLIDQFLQSKTNHRQDQYGGSVENRARFLLEVVDALIEVWGAGRVGVHLAPRGDEHDMGDDDPRETFGYVLEQLGQRKIAFFFTREYLADDSISEYLKQRSHGVPYIANMRLTRDDALRLLASGQADAVSFGKAYIANPDLFERLVQDAPLNELKLETMIGTAVAQGYIDYPTLTMAETALKSE
- the recJ gene encoding single-stranded-DNA-specific exonuclease RecJ → MSKVSIQARPLISHPDLFQGVPAFMAKILAARGLQSAQELELKLKYLLAPSMKGLQQAVTLLDRAIDQGQQILIIGDYDADGATSTALMVLVLRQMGANVNYIVPNRFKYGYGLTPAIVDLAVQRFRPDLLVTVDNGISSHAGVEQAHAYGIQVIITDHHLTTKAIPDAEAVVNPNQLDCEFPSKALAGVGVAFYVLASLSTYRKSQQKSYATVTTYLDLVALGTYADVASLDYNNRILVDAGVKRIQQNLCRPGICALLDIAGRETTQFTAQDLGFLLGPRLNAAGRMDTMDIGIECLLADDFHTAYPLAQKLNQLNLERRQVESQMKQEALITLDQLQIDQQQLPAALIVFEQHWHQGVIGIVAGRLKEQFYRPAIVFAPDEDGLHLKGSARSIEGIHIRDAIEQIAERYPDMIRYFGGHAAAAGLTIKKDQFEAFKNVFQQLIQTYPADVFNPILFTDGELPSDAFQLATVDLIQQFGPWGQHFPCPVFHGVFNVLDMKWLKDQHLKLKLALANGQVIDAIAFNAIEEYPLNTAINTVYLVYELEKNVFKGQASIQLKIQHLNLLNRPH
- the prfB gene encoding peptide chain release factor 2 (programmed frameshift); protein product: MEINPYLIQLKDLNDRGQTLRGYLDYDLKKERLEEVLRELEDPTIWNDQNRAQAMAKEKGELENVLNVLDRLSTQLEDVQALLDLAVEADDESLLLDVQQELDDAEQQLAALEFRRMFNNPMDPNPCYVEIQAGSGGTEAQDWASMLLRMYMRWIERHGFKAELMEESDGDVAGIKSATIRVEGEYAYGWLRTESGVHRLVRKSPFDSGNRRHTSFSAVFVSPEVDDNIEIEINPADVRTDTYRASGAGGQHINKTDSAVRLTHAPTGIVVACQNQRSQHANRDHAWKQLRAKLYELEMSKRNEAAQALEDTKSDIGWGSQIRSYVLDDSRIKDLRTGVENSNTGAVLDGDLDKFIEASLKQGL
- a CDS encoding putative porin, with translation MKKLAIASALFSALSVVGTAHAYQAEVGLSAGLTDPDHGSTSGLYGVNGTAYFKPVQVRNSPLAEAAYLDRASNVKAQYSYSKVDSAKLHDYSIGAEYFVPNSDFYASAEIGRKDIKYNNMPNLNTTTYAAEVGYLPIPGMLVAVGAKGFRNDNIHRTSPSLRAKYVTQISNGQDVNFEAGATFGKTREYNVAADYYLDKTFSLGADFYKNNSLDNREYGIKANKFFTQQISLEGRVGFGKLNHNDYTSYGLAAKYRF